From one Aeropyrum camini SY1 = JCM 12091 genomic stretch:
- a CDS encoding AIR synthase family protein, whose translation MHGKSGDWIGKLPLSNLAKVLQQAGRRRAGSTRVGPSVGEDAAIVSLGPIDLVMHLDPITEAGTLAGWLAVHVAANDIAVTGARPRWEMLAVLMPPGSSEDSLASLLGDAVRAAEEIGVEIVGGHTEAAPGVTRPIIVAAAAGITCGGCTTPTSAARPGDLVLQVKPAALEGTAIIATDFADMLRSRAVGEDVIAGARLLASRVSIVEEAIELAEAGVVSAMHDPTEGGVIGGLVEMALASRTVIEVEEDKIILGEATRIVASTLGIDPLRLISSGTLLATVPPEKAGEASRVLEEMGVEYSFIGRVSGRSGEPALRLVTSNGVKTFREPPMDEIARLHGSTGSG comes from the coding sequence TTGCACGGGAAGAGTGGTGACTGGATAGGGAAGCTTCCCCTCTCAAACCTGGCTAAAGTACTCCAGCAGGCTGGCAGGAGACGGGCCGGATCCACCCGGGTAGGCCCCTCAGTGGGCGAGGACGCGGCCATAGTAAGCCTAGGCCCTATAGACCTGGTTATGCATCTAGATCCAATAACAGAGGCGGGCACCCTCGCCGGCTGGCTCGCTGTTCACGTGGCCGCCAATGACATAGCCGTGACGGGAGCCCGCCCCAGGTGGGAGATGCTCGCTGTCCTCATGCCCCCGGGCTCCAGCGAAGATAGCCTCGCCTCCCTGCTCGGCGATGCTGTTAGGGCGGCTGAGGAAATAGGCGTCGAGATAGTGGGTGGCCACACTGAGGCGGCGCCCGGGGTTACCAGGCCCATCATAGTGGCGGCTGCAGCTGGAATAACTTGCGGAGGATGTACAACGCCCACCAGCGCCGCTAGGCCCGGGGACCTGGTCCTCCAGGTCAAACCCGCCGCCCTCGAGGGTACAGCCATAATAGCGACAGACTTCGCCGACATGCTCAGGAGCCGTGCTGTGGGCGAGGATGTTATAGCCGGGGCTAGGCTGCTTGCTTCTAGGGTAAGTATAGTTGAAGAGGCTATAGAGCTTGCCGAGGCGGGTGTTGTCAGCGCCATGCACGACCCCACCGAGGGAGGTGTTATAGGAGGCCTCGTGGAGATGGCCCTGGCCTCCAGGACTGTTATCGAGGTTGAGGAGGACAAGATAATACTAGGAGAGGCGACTAGGATAGTGGCTAGCACCCTAGGCATAGACCCCTTACGGCTTATAAGCAGCGGCACCCTCCTCGCCACAGTGCCTCCAGAGAAGGCTGGCGAGGCGAGTCGTGTCCTCGAGGAGATGGGAGTGGAGTACTCGTTCATAGGCAGAGTGTCCGGCAGGTCAGGAGAGCCGGCTCTAAGGCTGGTCACGAGCAACGGGGTCAAGACGTTTAGGGAGCCTCCTATGGACGAGATCGCAAGGCTCCACGGCTCTACAGGCTCAGGCTAA
- a CDS encoding PUA domain-containing protein, whose translation MGRRPVDSRLFRLLWGRLALQFSPEAADALLSVGGLEVSFGAGGRVRQVWAGGEPYLTLRAGDGYFSLSRRAGEVLRRAVARPRFRVVVGRGVELVGSVFARQVVGGDDGLRPGDEAVVVDEDDRLLGVGRVRIPLVFIRGLDRGEVVRLR comes from the coding sequence TTGGGTAGGAGGCCTGTTGACAGCCGCCTCTTCAGGCTGCTCTGGGGCAGGCTGGCCCTCCAGTTCTCGCCCGAGGCTGCTGATGCCCTACTGAGTGTTGGGGGGCTTGAGGTGAGCTTTGGTGCTGGAGGGCGTGTGAGGCAGGTTTGGGCGGGGGGTGAGCCGTATCTCACGCTTAGGGCTGGGGACGGGTATTTCAGCCTCTCTCGGAGGGCGGGCGAGGTCCTCAGGAGGGCTGTAGCTAGGCCTCGTTTCAGGGTTGTAGTGGGGAGGGGTGTCGAGCTGGTGGGCTCCGTGTTCGCCAGGCAGGTTGTGGGTGGTGACGATGGTTTGAGGCCTGGGGACGAGGCTGTAGTTGTCGACGAGGACGATAGGCTGCTGGGTGTGGGCAGGGTTAGGATACCCCTAGTTTTTATAAGGGGGCTTGACAGGGGAGAGGTTGTTAGGCTTAGGTGA
- a CDS encoding methionine synthase, translated as MSNGYSVPRKFPTTVVGSYPKIGPAAEAIKKRRSGEISEEEFHGIARESIRMVVEDYLWAGVDIISDGEQTREDMVVYFAERLKGYREGDWVRVFDNVYFRKPIVAGKVRWVKPMIIDDWEYARSISAGRPVKFIITGPYTMLEWSFDLHYGDRRELIFDLAKAIRREIDEALSRGAEYIQVDEPALSTRPFREEAELLKEALEIVFKGVGAKRIVHICYGELERILPYILDYPVDQFDLEMKNSNFRLLPYLKEYGYDKEIGYGVIDVHSFQIESVEEVKDAIDKLMKADIVGPEKVYVDPDCGLKRLPREVARAKLRNMVEAARIAREEW; from the coding sequence GTGTCTAACGGCTACTCCGTACCCAGAAAATTCCCCACAACAGTTGTGGGCAGCTACCCGAAGATAGGGCCCGCTGCCGAGGCTATAAAGAAGAGGAGGTCAGGCGAGATTAGCGAGGAGGAGTTCCACGGGATTGCGAGAGAGTCTATAAGGATGGTGGTGGAGGACTACCTCTGGGCCGGCGTCGACATCATAAGCGACGGCGAGCAGACTAGGGAGGATATGGTAGTGTATTTCGCCGAGAGGCTCAAGGGCTATAGGGAGGGCGACTGGGTTAGGGTATTCGACAACGTATACTTTAGAAAACCCATAGTAGCGGGGAAGGTGAGGTGGGTTAAGCCGATGATAATAGATGACTGGGAGTACGCGAGGAGCATAAGCGCTGGAAGGCCCGTGAAGTTCATAATAACAGGCCCTTACACAATGCTGGAGTGGAGCTTCGACCTACACTATGGCGACAGGAGGGAGTTGATATTCGACCTCGCCAAGGCGATAAGGAGGGAGATAGACGAGGCGCTCAGCCGGGGAGCCGAGTATATTCAGGTCGACGAGCCGGCCCTCTCAACCAGACCCTTCAGGGAGGAGGCCGAGCTGTTGAAGGAAGCACTAGAAATAGTCTTCAAAGGAGTCGGCGCCAAGAGGATAGTTCACATATGCTACGGGGAACTGGAGAGGATACTGCCCTACATACTCGACTATCCCGTCGACCAGTTCGACCTAGAGATGAAGAACAGCAACTTCAGGCTGCTTCCATACCTTAAGGAGTATGGGTACGACAAGGAGATAGGCTACGGCGTTATCGACGTCCACAGTTTCCAGATAGAGAGCGTGGAGGAGGTGAAGGACGCTATAGACAAGCTCATGAAAGCTGATATTGTGGGGCCCGAGAAGGTCTACGTAGACCCGGACTGCGGCCTGAAGAGGCTGCCCAGAGAGGTGGCTAGGGCCAAGCTGAGGAACATGGTGGAGGCAGCAAGGATTGCACGGGAAGAGTGGTGA
- a CDS encoding aminotransferase class V-fold PLP-dependent enzyme, translating into MPGLSCYELRSEFPELERGVVYLDNAASTLKPRRVVEAMREFSYRSYANVHRGVHRLSIEASKAYEEAQDVVARLVGGSWDEVVFTRNTTEAMQLAALTLAYNGLLRGGEVLVTAGDHHSTLLPWVRAARLGGGRARILPLDGRGVPRWDLLDDYVTEDTRVVAVGHVSNVTGAVAPVEDVVRAARRVSALVVLDSAQGVPHLPVDFRRMGVDMAAFSGHKMLGPTGIGVLWARRDLLEELEPPLGGGGTVSRVRLKGGSVEIEWEEPPWKFEAGTPPIIEAVGLAEAAEMLMEIGMERVAEHEDELTGYTMKLLEPLYREGLIRYVGPDNPGERHGIVSITTHLKSPDELGLLLDRKGIAVRTGLHCAHILHDHVGASTGSVRASFYIYNCKEDAERLAEALEEILTTRR; encoded by the coding sequence ATGCCCGGGCTTAGCTGCTATGAGCTTCGCTCAGAGTTTCCTGAGCTGGAGAGGGGGGTTGTTTATCTGGATAATGCTGCGAGCACCCTTAAGCCCCGGCGTGTTGTAGAGGCTATGAGAGAGTTCTCTTATAGGAGCTACGCCAATGTTCACCGCGGCGTCCACAGGCTTAGCATAGAGGCTAGTAAGGCTTACGAGGAGGCGCAAGACGTTGTGGCCAGGCTCGTGGGGGGCAGCTGGGACGAGGTTGTCTTCACCCGCAACACTACCGAGGCTATGCAGCTAGCCGCCCTAACGCTGGCCTACAACGGCCTCCTCAGGGGCGGCGAGGTCCTGGTGACAGCTGGCGACCACCACTCCACACTGCTTCCCTGGGTCAGGGCCGCCAGGCTAGGGGGTGGAAGGGCCAGGATACTACCCCTGGACGGCAGGGGGGTGCCCAGGTGGGATCTGCTAGACGACTATGTAACAGAGGATACAAGGGTTGTGGCGGTTGGGCATGTGTCCAACGTGACCGGGGCTGTAGCACCCGTGGAGGACGTAGTGAGGGCCGCAAGGAGGGTGAGCGCCCTCGTCGTCCTAGACTCAGCCCAGGGAGTCCCCCACCTGCCAGTAGACTTCAGGAGGATGGGGGTTGATATGGCGGCCTTCAGCGGGCACAAGATGCTGGGGCCAACCGGTATAGGGGTGCTTTGGGCCAGGAGAGATCTACTAGAGGAGCTGGAGCCGCCGCTAGGCGGGGGAGGAACTGTATCTAGGGTTAGGCTTAAGGGGGGCTCGGTCGAGATAGAGTGGGAGGAGCCTCCGTGGAAGTTCGAAGCCGGGACACCGCCTATCATAGAGGCCGTCGGCCTTGCAGAGGCGGCTGAGATGCTCATGGAGATAGGTATGGAGCGGGTGGCGGAGCATGAGGACGAGCTCACAGGATACACTATGAAGCTGCTGGAGCCCCTCTACAGGGAGGGCCTCATACGCTACGTAGGCCCCGACAATCCGGGGGAGAGGCACGGTATAGTCTCTATAACCACACACCTGAAAAGCCCCGACGAGCTGGGCCTCCTCCTGGACAGGAAGGGGATAGCAGTCAGGACAGGCCTGCACTGCGCCCACATACTACACGACCATGTAGGCGCCAGCACGGGGAGCGTGAGGGCCAGCTTCTACATCTACAACTGCAAGGAGGATGCCGAGAGGCTCGCAGAAGCCCTAGAGGAGATACTCACCACGAGGAGGTAA
- a CDS encoding Fur family transcriptional regulator yields the protein MDDKQLYQVLNMIRKRGMRLTPQRVALVKYVLGNVEKHESLREIHEKISRDMPGISVSTVYHTLKLLEELGFIKTFEINGKIHIDRPHFHINLHCLDTGKITDMDVDLGGIAEKLGESGLKIRNIIVEVENCDQSQGKHE from the coding sequence GTGGACGATAAGCAGCTGTACCAGGTCCTCAACATGATTAGGAAAAGGGGTATGAGGCTCACCCCCCAGAGGGTGGCTCTCGTAAAGTACGTCCTCGGTAACGTGGAAAAGCACGAGAGCTTGAGGGAGATCCACGAGAAGATCTCCAGGGATATGCCCGGTATAAGCGTGTCCACAGTCTATCACACACTCAAGCTGCTGGAGGAGCTGGGCTTCATAAAGACGTTCGAGATAAACGGGAAGATACATATAGACAGGCCCCACTTCCACATAAACCTCCACTGCCTCGACACAGGCAAGATAACAGACATGGACGTCGACCTGGGGGGGATAGCTGAGAAGCTGGGGGAATCAGGGCTGAAGATAAGGAACATAATAGTGGAGGTGGAGAACTGTGACCAAAGCCAGGGCAAGCATGAATAG
- a CDS encoding methylcobalamin--homocysteine methyltransferase gives MLIQGQVLGGYPRSRYVRRALRRLEQGEISNVELAGVLNQASSAVIGAQVSQGFPYVVDGMLDWHDIFRPFSKAWRNVTPTSLLRYFDNNFFYRIPLFTGEPEPTDPVLAPRVLSYSHVAEPARLKVVVPGPVTFTLMSRNESGISDEELAEAIANLLADEAERAVKAGAGFVQIDEPILSEPKSTRDHAVLAAELAGVIASRAGGAETMVSVYFYPPRPEVYEALLDARVDYVMVDLVAAGSRGVEVVASKGSGEGLALGVIDARSIYSESFEKVEAVVRRVVESVKPEKLILTTSTWLDLIPYRYAIRKTALLGRYTHALAEKLGAQIAIAGGE, from the coding sequence TTGCTTATCCAAGGACAGGTTCTGGGGGGGTATCCTAGGAGCAGGTATGTTAGGAGGGCTTTGAGGAGGCTGGAGCAGGGCGAGATCTCCAATGTAGAGCTGGCGGGGGTGCTGAACCAGGCCTCCTCGGCTGTCATAGGAGCCCAGGTCTCCCAGGGTTTCCCCTATGTGGTCGACGGTATGCTCGACTGGCACGACATATTCAGGCCGTTCTCCAAGGCTTGGAGGAACGTTACCCCCACAAGTCTCTTGAGGTATTTTGACAATAACTTCTTCTACCGTATACCGCTTTTCACCGGCGAGCCGGAGCCTACGGACCCCGTGCTGGCGCCCAGGGTCCTATCCTACTCCCATGTCGCAGAGCCCGCTAGGCTCAAGGTTGTGGTGCCAGGGCCAGTGACCTTCACCCTGATGTCGAGGAACGAGTCCGGTATCTCGGACGAGGAGCTGGCTGAGGCTATAGCCAACCTCCTGGCTGACGAGGCCGAGCGGGCTGTTAAAGCGGGGGCTGGTTTCGTCCAGATAGACGAGCCCATCCTCTCAGAGCCGAAGTCGACGAGGGACCATGCTGTGCTGGCGGCGGAGCTGGCCGGGGTTATAGCTTCTAGGGCTGGGGGTGCGGAGACTATGGTTTCAGTATACTTCTACCCGCCCAGGCCTGAGGTTTACGAGGCCCTTCTAGACGCTAGGGTAGACTATGTGATGGTGGATCTCGTCGCAGCAGGGTCTAGGGGGGTAGAGGTTGTGGCCAGCAAGGGATCGGGAGAGGGGCTGGCGCTGGGGGTTATAGACGCGCGCAGTATATACAGCGAGAGCTTCGAGAAGGTGGAGGCTGTGGTGAGGAGGGTTGTGGAGAGTGTGAAGCCCGAGAAGCTCATACTAACGACATCGACATGGCTGGACCTCATACCATACCGGTATGCAATCAGGAAGACCGCGCTCCTAGGACGCTACACACACGCTCTAGCAGAAAAGCTCGGCGCCCAAATAGCTATCGCAGGGGGTGAATAG
- a CDS encoding NUDIX hydrolase, translating into MPRHRRTPVVRARCIIERRDGRLLVQWDPKKEAYVFPGGRVEYSESIPLCLVREMKEEAGIIVEPDKLMYIVEVLETDQPFHEILFYFTCNYKGNPRSRSKFVQLEWRRLDEFIEKLWPQSLAEVLAKQSESAKPYYLVIVNGKITFIKSL; encoded by the coding sequence GTGCCGAGGCATAGGAGGACGCCTGTGGTGAGGGCCAGATGCATAATAGAGAGGAGGGACGGCCGGCTCCTCGTTCAGTGGGACCCTAAGAAAGAGGCCTACGTATTCCCGGGAGGTAGGGTTGAGTATAGCGAGAGTATACCTCTATGTCTCGTGAGGGAGATGAAGGAGGAGGCGGGGATTATAGTTGAGCCCGATAAGCTTATGTACATAGTGGAGGTGCTAGAGACGGATCAACCTTTCCACGAGATACTCTTCTACTTCACATGCAACTACAAAGGAAACCCGAGGAGCCGTAGCAAGTTCGTCCAGCTAGAGTGGCGGAGGCTAGACGAGTTTATAGAGAAGCTATGGCCACAAAGCCTTGCCGAGGTCTTGGCTAAGCAGAGTGAATCGGCAAAGCCGTACTACCTCGTCATAGTGAACGGGAAGATAACGTTCATAAAAAGCCTCTAG
- a CDS encoding ABC transporter ATP-binding protein, whose product MASVRLDGVWKVFGNVVAVRDVNLYIEDKEFVSILGPSGSGKTTLLYLIAGIYKPSRGRIYFNDRDVTDLPPNKRNIGLVFQNYALYPHMTVYENIAFPLRLRNLGEDTIKEKVSSAAKLLGIEGLLDRYPSQLSGGQQQRVALARALVKEPEVLLLDEPLSNLDALLRIKIRSELKKLQKELGITAIYVTHDQSEALAMADRIAVIASGVIQQVGKPWEIYHKPRNVFVASFIGTPPANLVTVNLDRSRKCLLLPGGGRYCPPRHIAEKLAAVDSDSIILGFRPESVVLSESPLGDYVSIEAEVYTVETLGRENIVTLIVGNSQVKAIVPPVVEPKPGSRIYISIEEDKVMYFDPKTEINIEYLEAPGMEEAIAEPMHTPRKQDMEEG is encoded by the coding sequence TTGGCTAGTGTAAGGCTTGACGGCGTTTGGAAGGTTTTTGGCAACGTTGTTGCCGTCAGGGATGTTAACCTCTATATAGAGGATAAGGAGTTCGTGTCTATACTGGGTCCCAGCGGCTCCGGCAAAACTACTTTGCTTTACCTTATAGCAGGTATTTACAAGCCTAGCAGGGGTAGGATCTACTTTAACGATAGAGACGTCACCGACTTGCCCCCTAACAAGAGGAATATAGGCCTCGTCTTCCAGAACTACGCCCTATACCCCCACATGACGGTGTATGAGAACATAGCCTTCCCTCTTAGGCTAAGGAACCTCGGCGAAGACACTATAAAGGAGAAGGTGTCTAGCGCCGCCAAGCTACTCGGCATAGAAGGGCTCCTGGACAGGTATCCCTCACAGCTCAGCGGGGGCCAACAGCAGAGGGTGGCCTTGGCGAGAGCCCTGGTTAAGGAGCCCGAGGTCCTTCTTCTCGACGAGCCCCTTAGCAACCTAGACGCACTTCTTAGGATAAAGATAAGGAGTGAACTGAAGAAGCTGCAGAAGGAGCTGGGGATAACCGCTATATATGTAACCCACGATCAGAGTGAGGCTCTTGCTATGGCCGATAGGATCGCCGTAATAGCCTCGGGTGTTATACAGCAAGTAGGGAAACCGTGGGAGATCTACCATAAGCCGAGGAATGTCTTCGTCGCCAGCTTCATAGGCACTCCCCCCGCGAATCTTGTGACAGTAAATCTTGACAGGAGTAGAAAGTGCCTGCTACTACCCGGCGGCGGCCGCTACTGCCCGCCGAGGCATATTGCAGAGAAGCTGGCGGCCGTGGATTCTGACTCCATAATACTGGGATTCCGGCCGGAATCAGTAGTCCTGTCTGAAAGCCCCTTAGGTGACTACGTGTCTATAGAGGCTGAGGTGTATACGGTTGAGACGCTAGGGCGAGAAAACATAGTCACCCTGATAGTTGGCAACAGCCAGGTTAAGGCAATAGTCCCGCCGGTTGTCGAGCCCAAGCCTGGCAGCAGGATCTATATTAGTATAGAGGAGGATAAGGTTATGTACTTCGACCCCAAGACGGAGATCAATATAGAATACCTCGAAGCCCCTGGAATGGAAGAGGCCATAGCAGAGCCCATGCACACGCCCAGAAAACAGGATATGGAGGAGGGGTAG
- a CDS encoding OBG GTPase family GTP-binding protein codes for MPANLPPEAKAKLAKYSDAKSVEEKIQALEEFISAVPKHKGTENLLLWARRRLAELREELEERKKRRVGGGPSFFVEKSGAGQAVLIGPPNSGKSSILAALTNAKPEIADYPFTTRMPRAGMLPFEDIQFQIVDTPPLLPGSGSSVNNRVLGLARNADAIILVFSLDDTNIVETIDAVVREVEDRGIVITGRRGLARIMKSREVTGVRIEGPGRLTDATEDDVRRLLSQYRIYNAIVYIEGDVSLDDVEAAVYINLVRKPALAILNKVDLPGARETVKPALKRLGEMGIEAIVASAVRGDGLGEVAPRLFRMLNIVRVYTKQPNKEPDKDPLVLPRGSTVMDVARHIHKDLVRRFKYARVWGKSAKYPGQRVGPEHVVEDGDIVEIHVR; via the coding sequence TTGCCAGCGAATCTGCCTCCCGAGGCTAAGGCTAAGCTCGCTAAATACAGTGACGCAAAGAGCGTGGAGGAGAAGATACAGGCTCTAGAAGAGTTTATAAGCGCAGTGCCGAAGCATAAGGGGACAGAGAACCTCCTCCTCTGGGCCCGAAGGAGGCTGGCCGAGCTTAGGGAGGAGCTTGAGGAGAGGAAGAAGAGGCGTGTAGGCGGTGGCCCGAGCTTCTTCGTCGAGAAGAGCGGTGCTGGCCAGGCCGTCCTCATAGGCCCTCCCAACTCGGGGAAGAGTAGCATACTCGCCGCCCTGACGAACGCCAAGCCCGAGATAGCCGACTACCCCTTCACCACACGCATGCCACGGGCTGGCATGCTCCCCTTCGAGGATATACAGTTTCAAATAGTAGATACGCCACCTCTGCTGCCGGGAAGCGGCTCATCGGTCAACAACAGGGTTCTAGGCTTGGCTAGGAACGCTGACGCTATAATACTGGTCTTCTCGCTTGACGATACAAACATTGTTGAGACTATCGATGCTGTTGTTCGGGAGGTTGAGGATAGGGGGATAGTCATAACTGGTAGGAGGGGGCTGGCGAGGATTATGAAGTCGAGGGAGGTTACCGGCGTAAGGATAGAGGGGCCTGGGCGCCTCACCGACGCTACGGAGGACGATGTTAGGAGGCTGCTGTCACAGTATAGGATATACAATGCCATAGTTTATATAGAGGGCGACGTAAGCCTTGACGACGTCGAGGCCGCTGTCTACATAAACCTTGTCAGGAAACCAGCACTAGCAATACTGAATAAGGTCGACCTGCCCGGGGCTCGTGAAACCGTTAAACCGGCTCTCAAGAGGCTGGGCGAGATGGGCATAGAGGCCATAGTAGCCTCGGCAGTAAGGGGGGATGGGCTCGGGGAGGTCGCACCCAGGCTTTTCAGGATGCTAAATATAGTGAGGGTGTACACTAAGCAGCCTAACAAGGAGCCTGACAAGGACCCGCTGGTGCTACCCCGGGGGTCCACTGTTATGGATGTTGCCAGGCATATACATAAGGACCTGGTTAGGAGGTTTAAATACGCCAGGGTGTGGGGAAAGAGCGCTAAGTACCCTGGCCAGAGGGTAGGGCCGGAGCATGTAGTGGAGGATGGGGATATAGTTGAGATACATGTGAGGTGA
- a CDS encoding carbon-nitrogen hydrolase family protein, whose protein sequence is MQGVLRVAVVQPVPVNNDPSHPGNPAKAAELISRASRLEPDIVVFPEYFPFHESRSLLDAVADSGVYVVAGVAYREGGRLYNTATIYSPDGQPLYRQRKRYVGRLERRLWGFDRWRGDYAVVDIGRARLGVAVCADFWSFPEAALELFLGGADVFINPSYMFSMEQHWVKANLSRALDFYTPVVGVDMASFPLFTKRYTFRGGGLSHVIVPPSTGEEASAWWASGASSTDGWVRLKLGSGEEMGVYSIDVQGVSSLRRDWWRRMRGVDLDEWLREARSRHRAASIIDARQPRPARESLV, encoded by the coding sequence GTGCAGGGTGTGCTTAGGGTTGCTGTTGTACAGCCAGTGCCTGTGAATAACGATCCTTCGCATCCTGGAAACCCTGCGAAAGCAGCAGAGCTTATCTCAAGAGCCTCCCGTCTCGAGCCGGATATTGTTGTTTTTCCCGAGTACTTTCCATTCCACGAATCGAGGAGTCTCCTCGATGCTGTCGCCGATTCAGGGGTTTACGTGGTCGCTGGGGTGGCTTATAGGGAGGGCGGTAGGCTGTACAACACGGCGACTATTTACTCGCCGGATGGGCAGCCGCTGTACAGGCAGAGGAAGAGGTATGTTGGCAGGCTTGAGAGGAGGCTCTGGGGCTTCGATAGATGGAGGGGCGACTATGCGGTGGTGGATATAGGCAGGGCCAGGCTTGGTGTTGCTGTATGCGCCGACTTCTGGAGCTTTCCTGAGGCCGCCCTTGAGCTTTTCCTCGGGGGTGCTGACGTTTTCATAAACCCTTCATACATGTTCAGCATGGAGCAGCACTGGGTGAAGGCTAACCTCTCTAGAGCCCTAGACTTCTACACGCCGGTAGTAGGGGTTGACATGGCCTCGTTCCCTCTATTCACCAAGCGCTACACTTTCCGCGGTGGGGGTCTCAGCCACGTTATAGTACCTCCCTCGACAGGCGAGGAGGCCAGCGCCTGGTGGGCGTCCGGGGCCAGCAGTACAGACGGGTGGGTTAGGCTTAAGCTGGGCAGTGGGGAGGAGATGGGTGTTTACAGTATAGACGTCCAGGGGGTCTCAAGCCTGAGGAGGGATTGGTGGAGGCGTATGAGGGGTGTGGATCTTGATGAGTGGTTGAGGGAGGCTAGGAGTAGGCATAGAGCGGCCTCCATCATAGACGCCCGGCAGCCGCGCCCGGCTAGGGAGTCTTTAGTGTGA